One Spea bombifrons isolate aSpeBom1 chromosome 1, aSpeBom1.2.pri, whole genome shotgun sequence DNA window includes the following coding sequences:
- the LOC128467040 gene encoding von Willebrand factor A domain-containing protein 5A-like: MAPCCGLVTSAMVPVPLKGISVDVQVKGFVADVSATLKYKNLEENAVEAVFVFPMDDDSAVYSFEATVEGKKIVAEIQEKEQAHKTYDEAVSQGQQAFLLEEDESSGDIFSCSVGNLLPGQEAEVTLCFVRELPVEADGAVRFVLPAVLNPRYTPEGEKHSVTMETPALSVDRIPYTLTMNTHFQSANAISKVESSSAITPLEYTNEDKTAAKVSLAEGHKFDRDVELLVYYADVNKPSVIVETGLPDNEAGSMLAEPVVMLNFYPSFPVTQAQSNCWEFIFVMDRSGSMTCNMNQEPNSPSRIQSAKETLVLLLKSLPLGSYFNVFGFGSTFESFFPESVAYTQESMTESIKRINELEADLGGTEILQPLQKIYKTAVRPEHPRQLFVFTDGEVSNTKGVIAEVRRNSPNHRCFTFGIGEGASTALIKGMAGAGNGTCEFITGNERMQPKVLRTLKCALQPIVREVTLTWTLPPGLEAVTISKAPSAIFQGQRSIVYAQLKGQVDENAEGKASLTYKFKEEVFTNDLELPLKSEKTERPTIHRLAAKALISELEGDADSEEVKKRILETSLQSGVISSLTAYVAIDKESKSLVEGPPVRRDIPHPAMPYMARCMAGPPVPMLDMVIELCEAPSIRERGTCAAAESLDQPGGNAGASEVPEIAVCSIFGPESDSKIPDQPEPGLSSSDPETEQTPAVFRLITLQNADGSWDPSSELASILGVLEDFTENRPEQAVETPVWTTILALLWLHTSGLEQRDEWELLEGKALSWIKSKAGSSLGELVQAGNALLKSSVAPDVFGV; the protein is encoded by the exons ATGGCTCCCTGCTGTGGTCTCGTCACATCAGCGATGGTTCCAG TCCCCCTAAAGGGGATCTCGGTGGACGTCCAGGTGAAAGGCTTCGTGGCCGACGTATCTGCTACTCTGAAGTATAAGAACTTGGAGGAGAATGCGGTGGAAGCCGTCTTCGTGTTCCCCATGGATGACGACTCTGCCGTCTACAGCTTTGAGGCGACGGTGGAAGGGAAGAAGATTGTGGCAGAAATCCAGGAGAAGGAGCAG GCTCATAAAACCTACGATGAAGCCGTCAGCCAGGGCCAGCAGGCCTTCCTACTGGAGGAGGACGAGAGCTCCGGGGACATCTTCAGCTGCAGCGTGGGGAACCTGCTCCCGGGGCAGGAGGCGGAGGTGACTCTGTGCTTTGTGCGGGAGCTGCCGGTGGAGGCGGATGGAGCGGTGCGTTTTGTGCTGCCGGCCGTGCTCAACCCCAGATACACTCCAGAAG GAGAAAAGCACAGCGTTACGATGGAGACCCCTGCGCTGTCTGTTGACCGGATTCCGTACACGTTGACCATGAACACTCACTTCCAGTCTGCAAACGCCATCTCAAAGGTTGAGTCTAGCAGTGCCATTACCCCTTTGGAGTACACTAACGAGGATAAGACGGCGGCCAAG GTGTCCCTGGCTGAGGGTCACAAGTTTGACCGAGACGTGGAACTTCTTGTCTATTACGCGGATGTGAACAAACCTAGTGTCATTGTAGAGACGGGGCTTCCGGATAACGAAGCAG GTTCCATGTTGGCTGAGCCCGTGGTCATGTTAAACTTCTACCCCAGCTTCCCCGTTACACAAGCGCAATCTAACTGCTGGGAGTTCATCTTCGTGATGGATAGATCTGGAAGTATGACCTGTAACATGAATCAAGAGCCAAATTCTCCATCTCGAATCCAAAGTGCCAAG gagacGCTGGTCCTTCTGCTGAAAAGCTTACCACTTGGTAGCTACTTCAACGTATTTGGATTCGGGTCAACGTTCGAGTCCTTCTTCCC GGAAAGCGTGGCGTACACCCAGGAGTCCATGACGGAATCCATAAAGAGGATTAATGAACTTGAGGCGGATCTTGGAGGAACAGAAATCCTgcaacccttacaaaaaatctACAAGACGGCGGTGAGGCCCGAGCACCCCAGACAG CTCTTTGTCTTCACGGACGGGGAAGTTTCCAACACGAAGGGTGTGATTGCCGAGGTTCGCAGAAACTCCCCCAATCACCG ATGTTTCACTTTTGGGATCGGGGAAGGAGCCTCCACCGCGCTTATTAAAGGCATGGCCGGCGCTGGGAACGGCACCTGCGAGTTTATTACGGGCAACGAGAGAATGCAGCCCAAG GTTCTGAGGACCCTGAAATGCGCCTTGCAGCCCATAGTAAGGGAAGTGACTCTGACATGGACTCTCCCTCCTGGCCTGGAGGCCGTAACGATCTCCAAAGCCCCCAGCGCCATTTTCCAGGGCCAGCGCTCTATTGTCTATGCCCAGCTGAAGGGACAG GTGGATGAGAACGCGGAAGGTAAAGCCAGTCTTACCTACAAATTTAAAGAAGAAGTCTTCACAAATGATCTGGAATTACCCCTGAAATCCGAGAAGACTGAGAG GCCCACCATCCACAGGTTGGCAGCCAAGGCTCTGATCTCTGAGCTAGAGGGCGACGCTGACTCTGAGGAGGTGAAAAAGAGGATCTTGGAGACCAGTCTCCAGTCGGGAGTCATCTCCTCCCTTACGGCCTATGTGGCCATTGACAAGGAAAGCAAGAGCCTTGTTGAGGGTCCTCCGGTGCGTCGTGACATCccacatccag CAATGCCCTACATGGCTCGTTGCATGGCTGGCCCCCCGGTACCCATGCTGGACATGGTAATAGAACTTTGTGAAGCTCCATCGATTAGAGAGAGAG GAACATGCGCCGCTGCAGAGTCCTTGGATCAGCCAGGCGGGAATGCGGGGGCATCCGAAG TCCCAGAAATTGCAGTCTGCAGTATATTTGGCCCAGAGTCTGACTCCAAAATTCCGGACCAACCAGAACCAGGTTTATCGTCTTCTGACCCAGAAACCG AGCAGACCCCTGCTGTCTTCAGGCTGATCACGCTGCAGAACGCTGACGGCTCCTGGGACCCTAGTTCAGAATTGGCCTCTATCCTGGGCGTGTTGGAGGACTTCACAGAGAACCGCCCCGAACAG GCTGTGGAAACCCCCGTGTGGACCACGATTCTTGCTCTACTCTGGCTTCACACATCGGGTCTGGAGCAGAGAGATGAGTGGGAGCTTCTGGAAGGGAAGGCGCTGTCATGGATAAAGTCCAAAGCAG GGTCTTCTTTGGGCGAGTTAGTCCAAGCTGGGAACGCCCTGCTGAAATCCTCCGTGGCTCCTGACGTGTTCGGCGTATAA